The Streptomyces nigra genome includes the window GATCGGGGCCGAGGACGTCCATCGCGGCGGCCGACGTGGCGAGCTTGGCGTTGGAGGCGGGCATCAGACGGGACGACGGGAGGTGCTGGTACAGGAGTTCGCCGGTGGCCGCGTCCGCGACGACCACGCTCGCCGTCCCGCCCTCCATCCGCGGGTCCCCGAGCACGGCGTCGACGGCCTCCGGCAGACCGGAGCGGTCGGAGTCCGCGCCGGCCTGCGCCCCGGGCCCGAGGAAGGCGGCGACCAGGGCCAGTGCCACCGGCCATCGCCACCCGCGGGCACGGGAGGCACTGTCTGTCCCACGACGGTTCACGGGTCTGCTCATGCCTCAGGAGCATCCCGGACGACGGCCCCCGGCGACAGACCGCCTCGCCCAGGCCGTGCCCGGGCGTCGGGCGCCAGCGGAACTTTGCGGACACGACCTGAGGGCTGTCCCGTCATTCCCGGTGGATCGGCGCGCGGCGTCGGATGCGGTGCATCGCAAGGCGGAGGGCCGTCCGCATACGGGATGTACGCGGACGACCCGACAACGCGGCGAGGTGCCGTAGCCGGCGTCGCGCGCCCGCCGGGAATGACGGGACAGCCCTTAGCCGAGCCCCCAGGCCCGCCCCATCCGGTGGGCGGCGCACAGGTTCACGTCGAGCAGATACGCCCCGGCGGTCCCGCACTGCTCGGCTCCGGTGCCGGGGTCGACGGGCTGCCCGTGGCCCATCCCGGTGAGGCTGTACGTCTCCACGACCGCCCGCCCGGAGGAGTCCCGGTACACCTGGTGCGGGAACCCGGCGACCGTGTCGCTGACGTCGGCGGTCTGGTCGGTGCCGTGCGCGTCGGTCCACTGCCGCGTCAGATCGGTCATGTTGACCGGCTTCACCGTGTAGTCGGCCGTCCCCTGGAAGGCGACCAGCGTCGGCCACGGCCCGGTGTACCCGGGCCGCGCCGCCCGCACCCGGTCACCCCACTGCCGGGCACTCTGGGTGGCGCCCACGTACATGCAGACGTACGGCGACCCGGCGGCCTGCGCGCATCCGTACGGCAGCCCGGCCACGATCCCGCCGGCCGCGAACTTCTCCGGGTAGGCCGCCATCATCACGGCCGTCATACCGCCCCCGGCGGACAGGCCGGTCACCTGGACCCGGGACGCGTCGCCGGAGGTGTCGGCGAGCTGGCGGTCCACCATCTGCGCGATCGAGGCGGCCTCGCCCTGGCCGCGCGCGATGTCCCCGGTCTGGAACCAGTTGAAGCAGGACGAGAGGTTGTTGGCGCTCTGCTGCTGCGGCAGCACGACGGAGAACTTCCAGCGGTCGGCGAGCTGGAGCCATCCGCTGCCGCTGCCGTAGCCGGCGGCGTTCTGGGTGCACCCGTGCAGCGCGACGACCACCGGCCGCCCGGCGGGCAGCCCGTCGGGGACGTACCGGAACATGCGCAGCGCACCGGGGTTGGACCCGAACCCGGTGACCTCCTGGAGCGATGCGGCGGCGGCCCGGCCGGGTGTGAGGACGGCGGCGGTCAGGGCGACCAGCAGGGTCACCAGGACGGCGAGTCGAGGACGTGCGGCTCTGGTCGGTGTCATGCGGAGGGACCGTAGAAGCGCCGCCGGGACTCCGATATGGGGCCGGACACCACAACGGCCGCTCCCCACATGGGGGTTCAGCCGCGACCGGCCCGGTGGAACCGGCGGACCACGGCCCGTGGATCCCGTACGGCCCACGCCAGCCCGAGCGCGAGCAGCACCACGCTGACGGTGAAGCACACCCAGAACACGACCTGGGTGCCCGGCGCGAGGTCGAGGGTCCCGCCGTGCCCGAAGCGGCAGTACGCGCGGGGCGGGAAGACCTCGGAGACACCGGTGCCGCCGTGGTACATCGAACACGGATCCTCGCCGGGGTCCTTGAGGGTGTCGTCAGCGGTGACGACCAGCAGCCAGGCCAGCGCGGCCCCCGGCACCGTCCCGAACACGACGGGCTTCGCCCACGGCGGCAGCCGGGGATGCGCCAGGAGCCCGTTCAGCGCGACCAGGACGACGAGGAACACCGCGCCCACGGCCACCGCGACGGCCCGCCGCCCGAACACCACGTCCAGCAGCCACATCACCGCCGCCACCGGGGGCGCGGTCAGGACGGTCACCTTGATCCCGGGCGGCACCCGCGACAGGCCGAACAGGAACAGCGCGGCCGCCCCGGCGAGGACGACGAGGAACAGGCTCACGGGCGGGCGCCGGCCTCCGGGTCCCGGTAGGCCTCGTCCCGCCGCCACGGCCCGACACCGAGCCGGCCCGTCGTGCCAAGGTCGAGTTCGGGGACGACCGTCACCGGGTCGGCCCCGGGTTTCGCCCACACGCGCGCGTAGGGCGCGTTCACCGGGGTCCCGGCCTGGGTGGTGTTCCGCCAGGCCAGCGTGGTCGCCGCGGCCTCCCCCGGCTGCAGCGTCAGCGGCTGCGGCGCGTCCTGTCCACCGATCCCGGTGCCGATCTCCTGGGTTCCCCGCAGGATCTCGACGCCGTCCACGCGGGCGTGCTCCTCGTCCTGGAGCTCCAGGCGTGGATAGCCGCCGAGCTCGTACGGCCGGGTCCCGCAGTTGACCAGGTGCAGGCCCACGACCCGCAGCCCCATGGCCGCGTCCCCCCGGTCGGCGTACACCCGCACCCCCGCCTTCGGGCACGGTCCCGACGCCGACGACGCCTCGGCGACGGGGACGCTGCGCACCTTGAGCACCTTCACGCCCGTCACCTCGGCATCGCCCAACTGCGTCGCGTGCATGGCAGCGGCACCCTTGCCGGTCCGGCCGGGTCCGACGGCCTCGACGACATGGTCCGCGGTGCCGGCCACACCTCCGGACGACGAGCTGAACGCGAGGGTCACCGTGTAGGTGACGGCCTCGTCGGTCTTGTTGACGACCTCGAACTCCGCGCTGTGGTCGACGTCCAGGCATCCGCTGCCCGGACCCCAGGCGTACAGCTTCGTGATCCGCACGCCGTTCTCCTCCGGCGCGGGGGACGGCAGGGGCAGCGAGGTGGGGGTGCCGGAGGCGGAGGCCGTCGGCCGGCGCGGCGACGGTGTGGCGCCGTACTGCGTGTAGTCCGAGGGGCACAGCGCCTGGGCGCGGACCCGCCCGTCACCGCCGGCGCCCGGTGGGCTGTCGTGCGAGCCGCACGCGGTCAGTAGCAGGAGGCCGGCCAGGACAGGGGGTACGGCACGCGGGAGTCTCGGCATCCGCCCACCCCACCAGGAACCGCTTTCTCGATCTGTGACGCACCCCACATCAGCCGTCACAGCGGTGTCACAAACGACGCGGGCCCCGCCGCTCGGAAGCGACGGGGCCTGGGCCGACATGGGCTGAGAGGGCCGGAGCCTTCTCGATCGTGGAGATGGCGGGAATCGAACCCGCGTCCAACGGTGCAAAAACAGGGCTTCTCCGTGTGCAGTTCGCTGCGATTTTCTCGGCCCCGGCGATCACGCGAACAAGTCGCCGACGGGCCCAGTCACTGTTTGATTTCCCTTTTCACCCCGTGACCGGGATCAAGGTTTAGTTCCCTAGCTGATGCCAGGATCCGGGTCGGGAACAGCCCCGGGCTGACACTTCGCAAGTCGCTACTTAGGCAGCGAGGGCGAAGGAATCGCGCTTGGTGTTGGCGATTATTTTTTGCGACATATGGTTTACGAGATCATTGCCGCTTCCTCGACACGCTTCCCCTGTCTCAACAGCCGCTGTCGAAACCGATCATCCCCATGTGGTGTTTTCAAAAGCCGCACCCTCAGCGAGGTGCGATGCCATCGTACGTGACCAACGCCGGACGATGCCACTGCATTCCCGTCCGTCGGTCCCGTCCGCCGGTGCGGTGCGTCAGTGGCCCCGCTGCCGGCGCTTGGCCGCCGCGATCGCCCGGTCCGACTCCCGCCGGTCCTGCTTCTCCCGCAGGGTCTGGCGCTTGTCGTACTCCTTCTTGCCGCGCGCGAGCGCGATCTCGGCCTTGGCCCGCCCGTCCTTGAAGTACAGGGCGAGAGGCACGATGGTGTGACCCGTCTCCTGGGCCTTCGCCTCCAGCTTGTCGATCTCCTCGCGGTGCAGCAGCAGCTTGCGCTTGCGGCGCGCGGAGTGGTTGGTCCAGCTGCCCTGGTGGTACTCCGGGATGTGGGCGTTGTGCAGCCACGCCTCGCCCCCGTCGATCTGGACGAAGCCGTCGGCCAGCGACGTCCGGCCCTCGCGCAGCGACTTGACCTCGGTGCCCATGAGCACCAGACCGGCCTCGTAGGTGTCGATGATCGCGTAGTCGTGCCGGGCCTTCTTGTTCTGGGCGACGATCTTCTTCCGGCCGCCCTTCTCGCCGTCCCTGGCCTTCGCGGCGGTCCCCCCGCCCTGCTTGGGCTGGGACTCCTTCGGTACGTACATTCCCTTGCTCATAGTGCCGTCCATTTTCGCACTACGGACGGGGTCCCCGGGAACCCGTTTTACGAGTCGCCGAGGCCGCTGAGGACCGTCTCGGCCCGGCGCAGGACCTGCTGGTCCGCCTCCAGGTCGGGGGCGATGCCCCGCCCGTCGACGGTCCGCCCGGACGGAGTGCGGTAGTGGCCGACGGTCAGCTCGGCGACGGACCCGTCGGGCAGCCGGCTCGGCATCTGCACGGAGCCCTTGCCGAAGGTGCGGCTGCCCACGACGACGGCCCGGCCGCGGTCCTGGAGGGCGCCGGTGAGCAGTTCGGCGGCGCTCATCGTGCCGCCGTCGACCAGGGCGACGAGGGGC containing:
- the smpB gene encoding SsrA-binding protein SmpB gives rise to the protein MYVPKESQPKQGGGTAAKARDGEKGGRKKIVAQNKKARHDYAIIDTYEAGLVLMGTEVKSLREGRTSLADGFVQIDGGEAWLHNAHIPEYHQGSWTNHSARRKRKLLLHREEIDKLEAKAQETGHTIVPLALYFKDGRAKAEIALARGKKEYDKRQTLREKQDRRESDRAIAAAKRRQRGH
- a CDS encoding DUF4232 domain-containing protein, translated to MPRLPRAVPPVLAGLLLLTACGSHDSPPGAGGDGRVRAQALCPSDYTQYGATPSPRRPTASASGTPTSLPLPSPAPEENGVRITKLYAWGPGSGCLDVDHSAEFEVVNKTDEAVTYTVTLAFSSSSGGVAGTADHVVEAVGPGRTGKGAAAMHATQLGDAEVTGVKVLKVRSVPVAEASSASGPCPKAGVRVYADRGDAAMGLRVVGLHLVNCGTRPYELGGYPRLELQDEEHARVDGVEILRGTQEIGTGIGGQDAPQPLTLQPGEAAATTLAWRNTTQAGTPVNAPYARVWAKPGADPVTVVPELDLGTTGRLGVGPWRRDEAYRDPEAGARP
- a CDS encoding extracellular catalytic domain type 1 short-chain-length polyhydroxyalkanoate depolymerase yields the protein MTPTRAARPRLAVLVTLLVALTAAVLTPGRAAAASLQEVTGFGSNPGALRMFRYVPDGLPAGRPVVVALHGCTQNAAGYGSGSGWLQLADRWKFSVVLPQQQSANNLSSCFNWFQTGDIARGQGEAASIAQMVDRQLADTSGDASRVQVTGLSAGGGMTAVMMAAYPEKFAAGGIVAGLPYGCAQAAGSPYVCMYVGATQSARQWGDRVRAARPGYTGPWPTLVAFQGTADYTVKPVNMTDLTRQWTDAHGTDQTADVSDTVAGFPHQVYRDSSGRAVVETYSLTGMGHGQPVDPGTGAEQCGTAGAYLLDVNLCAAHRMGRAWGLG